The genomic DNA TGTTCGTGGCGCGCGGCATGCTGCTTCGTCTCGATGCCGCCTGGTGGGCCGGTCTGGTCCTCGCAGCCGTGAGTCTTGTGCTGTGCCTGCCGAAGGGCATTGCCTTGTCGGAAGCGACGCTGCTGAGCGTGCTGGTGGCCGCGCTGGCGCTTTCGCGCAAGCAGTTCACCCGCAAGGCTTCGCTGCTGGCGCAGCCGTTCACCGGTGGCTGGCTGCTATCGGTCGGCGCCATTCTGGCGGCGCTCACCGGGCTGCTGTTCTTCGCCTATCAGGACGTCGAATACCGCCGCGATCTGTGGTGGCAGTTCGAGTTCGATGGCCATGCGCCGCGTTCCCTGCGGGCCTTGGTCGCCGTGGCGCTGGTGGCGCTGGCCATTGCCGTGCGCCAGCTGCTGCGGCCACCGCAGCGCAAGCTGGTGAAGACCGATGAAGCCTCGTTGTCGAACGCCGAGGCGATCATCCGCCAGCAGGATTCGGCCGATGCCTGCCTGGCATTGATGGGCGACAAGCAGCTGCTGTTTTCCGAATCCGGCAAGGCCTTCGTGATGTTCGGCCGTCATGGCCGTTCCTGGGTGTCGCTGTTCGATCCGGTCGGTCCTCAAAGCGAATGGCCGGAGCTGGTCTGGCGCTTCCTGGAGCGCGCCCGTGAATCCGGTGGCCGCGCCTCGTTCTATCAAGTGCGGCCGCAGACCTTGCCGGCTTATCTCGATGCCGGCCTGCGTGTCTTCAAGCTGGGCGAGGACGCCCATGTGTCCTTGCCGGATTTCTCGCTGAAGGGGAAGGCACGCGCCAATCTTCGCCAGGGCGTCAATCGCGCCGAGCGCGAAGGCCTCAGCTTCGAGGTGATCCCGGTGATCGGCGTGCCGCAGGTGATGGCCGAGATCAAGGCGATCTCCGATGCCTGGCTCGGCGAGCACAACACCGCCGAGAAAGGCTTTTCGCTCGGCGCCTTCGACGAAGCCTACGTGCGACGTCAGCCGGTGGCGGTGGTACGCCAGGGCACGCGGGCCGTGGCCTTCGCGACCCTGATGGCGACCGAGCGCAGGATCGAGGCCTGCGTCGATCTGATGCGCCATCTGCCGGATGCGCCGCGCGGCTCGATGGACTACCTGTTCGCGCAGCTGATGCTGCATTTCCAGGCCCAGGGCTTCCTGCGCTTCGGCCTGGGGATGGCGCCGTTGTCCGGCATGGCCGAACATCCGCTGGCGCCCAACTGGCACCGTCTCGGACGCTTGCTGTTCTCGCATGGCGAGCACTTCTACAACTTCCAGGGACTGCGGGCGTTCAAGGAAAAATTCGATCCGGTCTGGGAGCCGCGCTACCTCGCTTCACCGGGGGGCGTGACGCCGCTGATCGTGCTGACCGACACTGCCGCGCTGATCAGCGGCGGTCTGAGAGGAGTCATTGGCAAATGAGGCAGATGAAAGGGTTGCTGCGCGCGCTGGTCATCGGCGGCTTGCTGCTGAGCGGGCCGCTATACGCGCAGGAGAAGGTTTCCCACGGCCGCTTCAAGGACGTGACGCTTTACAAGCCGAAGGGTGAGGTCAAGTCCTTCGTGCTGTTCCTGTCCGGCGATGCCGGCTGGGACAAGAATGTGACCAACATGGCGCAGGCCCTGGTCGACGAAGGCGCGATGGTGGCCGGCATCAGCATGCCGCAGCTGGTCGGCGATCTCGAAAAGGACGGCGACCAATGCGTGTTCCCGGACGGCGATCTGGAGAACCTGTCGCACTACCTGCAGGGCTACGCGAAGTTGTCGACCTATTTCACGCCGACGCTGGTCGGCTATTCCTCCGGTGCCACCCTGGCCTACGCGATGGCGGTGCAGGCGCCGGTCGGCACCTTCGCCGGTGCCATCTCGCTAGCCTTCTGTCCGGATCTCGAAATCCGCAAACCGTTGTGCAAGGGCGAGGACGTGCAGTTCACGCGGCGCAAGAATGGCAAGGGCGTCGACCTGTTGCCGACCAAGAAACTGCGCGTGCCCTGGATCGCGCTGGCGGGCGATATCGATCAGGTCTGCAAGGCCAAGCCGACCCGTGACTTCGTCGTCCAGGTGCCGGGCGCCGAACTGGTCACCTTGCCCAAGGTCGGCCATGGCTTTTCGGCTCCCGCCAACTGGTTGCCGCAGTACCTCGGCGCCTATCGTTCCATGACCAAGAAGCAGGTCGCCGAGGCACCGCCACCACCGCCGCCGAGTCTCGGTGATCTGCCGATCGTCGAAGTCGCGTCCACCGTTCCCGGCGATACCTTCGCCGTGCTGCTGTCCGGCGATGGGGGCTGGGCAGGGCTGGACAAGGAGGTGGCCGATGCGTTGTCGGCGAAAGGCATTCCGGTCGCCGGCCTCGATTCGCTGCGCTACTTCTGGACCCCGCGAACGCCGCAGGGCCTGGCCACCGATCTTGATCGGGTGCTGCGCTTCTACGCCGCCCACTGGAAGCGATCCAAGGCGCTGCTGATCGGCTATTCGCAGGGTGCCGATGTGCTGCCGTTCGCCGTCAACCGTCTGCCGACGGCGTCGAAGCAGCTGGTCGTCGAGACCGTGCTGATGGGCCTCGGCGAAAAGGCCGCGTTCGAGTTTCATCTCGGCAACTGGGTCGGCGACGATGATGGCGGCACGCCGATCCTGCCGGAGGCCAGCAAACTGAGCGCGTCTTCGGCGCTGTGCCTTTACGGGCAGGATGAAGATGATTCGCTGTGCCCGAAGATTCCGCCCGGGCATGTCCGCGCCATCTCGCTGGCCGGCGGCCATCACTTCGATGGCGACTACGACAAGCTGGTGGAACTGATCCTGTCGAACGCCAAGTAAGTCGGGCATCGATCCCGAACCGCAGCGTCAGCCATGACGCTGCGGTTCGAAGACACTGCCCATGTTTCAAATGTAATGACCGGAACGGCAGATGAAATCAGCCGTTCCAGATCGCCGCCCAGCATCCACTCACGAGTGGGATGCCGGCGGAACCCCGCAGGTGGTCTCCCTCGTGATTGCCATGCCGGCCTGCTTGGCGCGGCATGGCTCATTCACTTGCACTCTGGAGAGCCAGCCATGCGCGTCTTTCATCGTCATCACCTCGTCGCCGCCCTGATCCTCGTTTCCGGGTCGGTGTTCGCTGAAGCCAGCATCGACGAGGTGTATCGGACGGCGGCCGCGGGGCATCTGTCCGAAGCCCAGTCGATGATGCAGGAGGTACTCAAGGCGCATCCGGACAGCGCCAAGGCGCACTTCGTCGAAGCGGAGCTGCTGATCCGCCAGAACCAGACCAATGCCGCGCGCGCCGAACTCGCCAGAGCGACCTCGATCGATCCCGGCCTGGCCTTCGCCAAGCCGCAGGCGGTGGAAGCCTTGAAGACCAGCCTTGGTGCCTCACGCGAGAATCGTTCGGTTCAGGCTTCAGGCCCAGCGACCTCGCACGGCATGAGCTTCTGGTTCTGGCCGCTGGCCGTCGGCCTGCTGATCGCGGCCCTGATGTGGAAGCTGGGCCGCAATCGCGGCTTCAGTCCGGCACCTGCTGCCCGCATGGCCACGCCTTATGGCGAAACGCCGTCGCCTGCGTACGGCCCAGCAGCGCCTGCGGCCGCGCCCGGTGTTGGCTCGGGATTGCTCGGCAGTCTCGCGACCGGCGCTGCGATCGGTGGCGGCATGGTGGCCGGCGAGATGCTTGTGCATCGCTTGCTTGATGGCCCGTCCGAACGTGGTGGCGGCTATGCACCGGTCAACAATGATCGGGATCGCTTCCAGGATCAGACGCCGGCAGATCCGACGATGGGCGGTCAGGACTTCGGCATCGACAATTCCAGCAGCTGGGATGACGACAGCAGCAGGAGCGATGACAGCGGCTGGTAGATCAGATCAAGGCCAGGCGCACCGCGGCGGCCACCGCTGCGCCTCGACTGCCGACCGCCAGCTTGCTGTAGATGTTGTGCAGATGCCATTTGATGGTCGGCACCGATACCAGCAGCGCGTCCGCCAGCTTCTGATTGGTCAATCCAGCCTGCAGGAGACGGAGCAGTTCGATCTCACGACTCGTCAGTGATTCGACTGTCTCCGTCGCAGCTCTAGCGGGGAAGGCTTCTTCTGTATGAATGGCTCCACGGTCACCGCGGAGATTCGATGCCAGCCACTGCTGCAGATCGAGCAGCGGCTTGAGGTCTTGCGTTGAGGCATCGGCTCGCCGCTCACTGATGAAGGCCAGCACCGGTAGCAGCGGACGGCCCGCGGCGAAGATCGGATAAGCGTGGAACTCTGCCGCTGCGGCAGACAGTGCGCGATTGAGCTGGCGCGCGGCTTCCTTCTGCTGGCCGAGATCCCATAGTGCAATCGCGCGGTGCGTGGTCACGGTCAAAAAAAATCCGCCGCAGGATTCGGCGCCGCGCGTCTGTTGCAGCGTGGTCAGCAGGCGTAGCGCCGACTTCGCGTCGCCGTAGGCCAGCTTGAAGCGCGCCTCCATCAGCTTCAGCGCATCCCGCTGTGCGCGCGAAGCAATGTCGTTGCCGGATTCAGCATCAAGCAGCCGGGTGCGCCGTGCCGTCGCAGCCGCGCCGGTGATATCGCCGGCGGTGATTTGCAGCGAGGCTTCCTCCTGGGCGAGTGCCAGGTAGAGCCTGCGGTGTTGTTCGCGCAAGGCCGCATCCTGGCCTTCCTGCAATAC from Nevskia ramosa DSM 11499 includes the following:
- the mprF gene encoding bifunctional lysylphosphatidylglycerol flippase/synthetase MprF, yielding MTPIQMERLSSWGQRWRHWLLGGFVVLVAALLFEALRHLMAEMSYAEVIQAVQDTPPRAMALAVLATALSYLALTGYDHSSLRYVGAKVAYPVVAKTAFIAYALANTIGLGVLTGGAVRMRLYGAAGVEAGQISRAIAFNAAAFGIGVTVVGAAALLWGAASVAPVAHLPVLALRVIAALILAAAAGLLLRCFQYETQPAGEASTRRLPSGPLAVQQLLFSALDIAASAAVLWLLLPAGAVGFPAFVGFYAIATVLGIISHVPGGLGVFEAIMLVALGGHVPTETLAGALVLYRVIYYLLPLLVALGLLVISELQRGVAAPVTRAAAGLAPLLLAAYSLVIGVLLLVSGVTPATDAATELLSLHVPLPLVEAAHFLGSIAGLGLLFVARGMLLRLDAAWWAGLVLAAVSLVLCLPKGIALSEATLLSVLVAALALSRKQFTRKASLLAQPFTGGWLLSVGAILAALTGLLFFAYQDVEYRRDLWWQFEFDGHAPRSLRALVAVALVALAIAVRQLLRPPQRKLVKTDEASLSNAEAIIRQQDSADACLALMGDKQLLFSESGKAFVMFGRHGRSWVSLFDPVGPQSEWPELVWRFLERARESGGRASFYQVRPQTLPAYLDAGLRVFKLGEDAHVSLPDFSLKGKARANLRQGVNRAEREGLSFEVIPVIGVPQVMAEIKAISDAWLGEHNTAEKGFSLGAFDEAYVRRQPVAVVRQGTRAVAFATLMATERRIEACVDLMRHLPDAPRGSMDYLFAQLMLHFQAQGFLRFGLGMAPLSGMAEHPLAPNWHRLGRLLFSHGEHFYNFQGLRAFKEKFDPVWEPRYLASPGGVTPLIVLTDTAALISGGLRGVIGK
- a CDS encoding AcvB/VirJ family lysyl-phosphatidylglycerol hydrolase; this encodes MRQMKGLLRALVIGGLLLSGPLYAQEKVSHGRFKDVTLYKPKGEVKSFVLFLSGDAGWDKNVTNMAQALVDEGAMVAGISMPQLVGDLEKDGDQCVFPDGDLENLSHYLQGYAKLSTYFTPTLVGYSSGATLAYAMAVQAPVGTFAGAISLAFCPDLEIRKPLCKGEDVQFTRRKNGKGVDLLPTKKLRVPWIALAGDIDQVCKAKPTRDFVVQVPGAELVTLPKVGHGFSAPANWLPQYLGAYRSMTKKQVAEAPPPPPPSLGDLPIVEVASTVPGDTFAVLLSGDGGWAGLDKEVADALSAKGIPVAGLDSLRYFWTPRTPQGLATDLDRVLRFYAAHWKRSKALLIGYSQGADVLPFAVNRLPTASKQLVVETVLMGLGEKAAFEFHLGNWVGDDDGGTPILPEASKLSASSALCLYGQDEDDSLCPKIPPGHVRAISLAGGHHFDGDYDKLVELILSNAK
- a CDS encoding tetratricopeptide repeat protein; translation: MRVFHRHHLVAALILVSGSVFAEASIDEVYRTAAAGHLSEAQSMMQEVLKAHPDSAKAHFVEAELLIRQNQTNAARAELARATSIDPGLAFAKPQAVEALKTSLGASRENRSVQASGPATSHGMSFWFWPLAVGLLIAALMWKLGRNRGFSPAPAARMATPYGETPSPAYGPAAPAAAPGVGSGLLGSLATGAAIGGGMVAGEMLVHRLLDGPSERGGGYAPVNNDRDRFQDQTPADPTMGGQDFGIDNSSSWDDDSSRSDDSGW